One part of the Nitrospiraceae bacterium genome encodes these proteins:
- a CDS encoding glutaredoxin domain-containing protein, whose translation MADPIEDEIQKEVKAHKILIYGKGTKQMPMCGFTRETMQFFDKYGYPYEVIDVLTQPAKREALTKMTNWPTLPKVFIDGTFYGDTDILDPMAAKGEIEPLLKKTFGK comes from the coding sequence ATGGCGGATCCAATCGAAGACGAAATCCAGAAGGAAGTCAAAGCTCACAAGATATTAATTTACGGCAAGGGCACCAAGCAGATGCCGATGTGCGGCTTCACACGCGAGACCATGCAGTTCTTCGATAAGTACGGGTACCCGTATGAAGTGATCGACGTCTTAACCCAGCCGGCCAAACGAGAAGCGCTCACGAAAATGACCAATTGGCCCACCCTGCCCAAAGTGTTTATCGACGGCACCTTCTATGGGGACACCGACATTCTGGATCCGATGGCGGCCAAGGGCGAGATTGAGCCGCTGCTGAAAAAAACGTTTGGAAAATGA